A window from Pichia kudriavzevii chromosome 5, complete sequence encodes these proteins:
- a CDS encoding uncharacterized protein (PKUD0E00990; similar to Saccharomyces cerevisiae YDR208W (MSS4); ancestral locus Anc_8.418) produces MIVPTNEEGLLSPSSSTLPSLSKTSSPNKSILLSKSSSDAIITVSSKDTGMTSVEGNKLLQLPSEQNDKEISIDNVTLKTTHTSITTNTPRLHDTDAIPSSNLQLPTTLSHSEILQSTIKPLSDDNDNFKVSVAMDEPKEHTDDRSSTRSSTSSTQNIGFSHLEISDSIHRLHSYRILADPNFNNKSTKSIGPTSISSNVGLVSKSDCNTCPIPLPHSDPLPVDLEMTCSHLKVKNNTFPRSAADNQLIQLEAANQERNNSKSYHNHHSHKERSKFQSISTIRIPDNYQKTELALTKADNGLPQGFSSDPRKKQRASKTQSLIHASRKKVKLKADDLYNIPGQSISEDHGSYAIVYDLVTGIRFSVSRCTKIQDQITDQNFNEVVRMIFNREGNNQAPPTKYEFKFKDYAPEVFRDLRRMFNVNQADYLMSLNDEIGIRAVGSSGKSGSSFYYSNDRKFIIKTIHRSEHRHLRRVLKDYYYYVKKNPNTLLCQFYGLHRLKMSTRTGTVKVHVLVMNNLLPLTVNISECYDLKGSTQGRYTSKEKQQKGSCQKDLNFLENHVKIHLSSEKRVKFETQLKQDVALLKRLNIMDYSLLLGLRHINKNNNEVLDEEFKRVSQIVHKEVPGAHKSTITDTDGGILAVDPNGNDMDLIYYVGIIDCLTNYSTLKKLETFFRTLKHRRESISAIPPIEYGDRFLRFITSNIESPGIMVPPKHHQGRFRAFKRITAHGHTA; encoded by the coding sequence ATGATTGTACCTACAAACGAAGAGGGTCTTTTATCACCATCCTCATCAACTTTACCATCACTTAGCAAAACAAGCTCACCTAATAAGTCAATCCTTTtatccaaatcatcatcgGATGCAATTATAACAGTGAGCAGCAAAGATACTGGAATGACGAGTGTGGAAGGGAACAAACTGTTGCAGCTTCCTTCGGAACAAAACGATAAAGAGATTTCTATTGACAATGTCACATTGAAAACAACTCATACATCTATTACCACCAACACCCCCCGTTTACATGATACAGATGCTATACCTTCGTCTAACTTACAGCTTCCAACAACCCTCAGTCATTCTGAAATTTTGCAGTCGACCATAAAACCATTATCCGATGACAATGATAACTTTAAAGTGAGTGTAGCAATGGATGAGCCAAAAGAGCATACAGACGATCGGTCCTCTACAAGGTCGAGTACTTCAAGCACGCAAAATATTGGGTTTTCacatttggaaatttctgACAGCATTCATAGGCTTCATTCGTATCGTATACTAGCCGATccaaatttcaacaataaaagtACAAAGTCAATAGGCCCCACCTCTATAAGTTCTAATGTTGGTCTGGTTTCTAAATCAGACTGCAATACTTGTCCAATACCCTTACCACATTCAGATCCTTTACCTGTTGATCTAGAGATGACTTGCAGCCACCTAAAAGTCAAAAACAATACATTTCCAAGATCTGCTGCTGATAATCAACTTATTCAATTAGAAGCTGCGAATCAAGAGCGGAACAACAGCAAATCATATCATAATCACCATAGTCATAAGGAAAGATCGAAGTTTCAAAGTATTAGTACTATTAGGATTCCTGATAACTATCAAAAGACTGAACTAGCATTGACTAAAGCAGATAATGGGCTTCCCCAAGGCTTCAGCTCGGATCCACGAAAGAAACAGCGTGCCTCTAAAACACAATCTTTGATTCATGCTTCCAGGAAGAAAGTTAAACTGAAGGCGGACGATCTATACAATATTCCCGGACAAAGCATATCAGAAGACCATGGAAGTTATGCTATTGTATATGATTTGGTAACGGGAATTAgattttcagtttctaGGTGTACTAAAATACAAGATCAAATTACAGACCAAAATTTCAATGAGGTGGTTAGAATGATATTCAATAGGGAAGGTAATAACCAAGCGCCTCCCACCAAATatgaattcaaatttaaagattATGCTCCTGAAGTTTTCAGAGATCTACGGCGTATGTTCAATGTTAACCAAGCTGATTATTTGATGTCATTGAATGACGAAATTGGTATAAGAGCGGTAGGATCGTCAGGAAAGAGTGGGTCATCATTTTATTATTCTAATGATAGgaaattcatcatcaaaaccaTTCACAGGTCTGAGCACAGACATCTCAGAAGggttttgaaagattatTACTATTATGTGAAAAAGAACCCCAACACACTTTTATGCCAATTTTATGGGTTGCATAGACTCAAAATGTCAACAAGAACTGGTACCGTGAAAGTTCACGTGTTAGTAATGAATAACTTGTTACCCCTCACTGTTAATATTTCCGAATGCTATGACCTAAAAGGTTCTACCCAAGGACGTTATACTagcaaagagaaacaacagaaaGGTTCATGTCAGAAAGATTTAAATTTCTTGGAAAATCACGTAAAAATACATTTATCTTCTGAAAAGAGAGTTAAGTTTGAAACACAATTAAAGCAGGACGTTGctcttttgaaaagattgaatATAATGGATTACTCTTTACTTTTAGGATTGCGTcatatcaacaaaaataacaacGAAGTCTTAGATGAAGAGTTCAAAAGGGTATCCCAGATTGTACATAAAGAGGTACCCGGCGCCCATAAAAGCACAATTACTGATACGGATGGAGGCATCCTTGCAGTTGATCCAAATGGAAATGACATGGATCTCATTTACTACGTTGGTATTATCGATTGCCTGACCAATTACAGCACTCTTAAAAAATTGGAGACCTTTTTTAGAACACTTAAACATAGACGTGAATCAATAAGTGCAATCCCCCCAATTGAGTATGGTGATAGGTTTTTAAGGTTTATTACCAGCAACATTGAATCGCCTGGTATCATGGTGCCACCAAAACATCATCAAGGCAGATTCAGAGCATTTAAAAGAATTACGGCGCATGGTCATACTGCATAA
- a CDS encoding uncharacterized protein (PKUD0E01000; similar to Saccharomyces cerevisiae YHR120W (MSH1); ancestral locus Anc_2.147), protein MSFLKQLSGIWKCPGSGSCFYAARFIWPTSIHRRVFSCTTTKRIQPLQNDGDGDMVVTSQELNSMQIIIPSKEAAPENLPHVRRKTGYKDSEERKPALDMDELNGDTMIEDAGDNLVLGSGSGTGSGTYTDFYQGIIDTYKTYLHRHDGEYVVLVHVGSFYELYFEQAEKYSNLLGLTLTKKVLKSGAIPFSGFPDKMLDKYLDIIYKNNLKAVICNQVLDPITNTLSRPVDRIMTPGIVIDETCRDFHRNNFLMALHFPEEMRKNAENVKVGVAWCDVNLGNFHVLQIELSQLLATLTRINPAEILISDKVDLEKILDGSILPDLMEMKAYYISRLHSPATKKPLDEFTWRFRDNERLVSNIFDGLLQREKMAASIVLHYLDICLPNYKTSFHLPSRSKPKTIMQIDSRAAQDLELLETIQSRKKVGALSHLMDKTVTSPGARRLNSWLLAPSTKIEEIKYRHDLIELFSKDTYFLDLLCQYLRKTADIDRKIRRIDNRKAERLEYLELAYTIETVDQIYNLIKQAFDKKSLPLIEPIFEEFNNSKRLHGLAKHIRKTIDPRVAYMKTSNNKSEGDFVRTFWDIKDTASSRLGKMRKNYESLVRESDNLRNHLQKIFKSEGYNGSLRLIKDPKSFDYVVELKSTSKIITGMIQNLNLNVKEKSKSVTKLVNSQWTNIGQDLIKLEYDICLEENHIMADLDNKVDKLYKEIRKIPPIIELLDVIQSFSRLALQCNLSRPVVDDSDSFTIKNGRHLVVEEGLKNRLDVVNFTPNNCHLESSHAWVITGPNMGGKSTFLRQNALIAIMAQIGSYVPADFAHIGIIDKIFTRVGSSDNIFKHQSTFMVEMNETAIILREATPKSLVIVDELGRGTSINEGVAIAYAALLSLTTVKKSKVLFATHFGPEIARLLNQEETMKGSISFYRTTLDTVPSGDKNVTSKVTFNHKLEKGTSSHSHAIQIAGLAGFPGDVLQNAEISLEKLNNMYR, encoded by the coding sequence ATGTCCTTTTTGAAACAATTATCAGGTATTTGGAAATGTCCTGGTAGTGGAAGCTGTTTCTATGCTGCTAGATTTATTTGGCCAACCAGCATCCACAGACGCGTCTTTTCTTGTACAACTACCAAGAGAATACAACCATTGCAGAACGATGGGGACGGTGACATGGTAGTCACTTCGCAAGAGCTGAATTCGATGCAGATTATTATTCCTAGTAAAGAAGCTGCACCCGAAAACTTGCCACATGTCAGAAGAAAGACAGGGTACAAAGACagtgaagaaagaaaaccTGCACTTGATATGGACGAATTAAATGGTGATACGATGATCGAAGATGCTGGAGACAATCTAGTCTTGGGTAGCGGCTCTGGGACTGGAAGTGGTACGTATACGGATTTTTATCAAGGCATCATCGATACATACAAGACATATCTCCACAGGCATGATGGTGAATACGTTGTTCTAGTACATGTGGGTTCGTTTTATGAGTTGTATTTTGAGCAGGCAgagaaatattcaaatcttctGGGCTTGACATTAACAAAGAAGGTTTTAAAGTCGGGTGCAATACCGTTTTCCGGGTTCCCCGATAAAATGTTGGATAAATATCTTGATATTATTTACAAGAACAACTTAAAGGCTGTCATTTGTAATCAAGTATTGGATCCAATAACTAACACTTTAAGTCGTCCTGTCGATCGTATAATGACTCCAGGAATTGTTATTGATGAGACATGCAGAGATTTTCATAGAAACAACTTTTTAATGGCTCTTCATTTTCCCGAAGAGATGAGAAAAAATGCTGAAAATGTAAAGGTAGGTGTGGCATGGTGTGATGTTAACTTAGGAAATTTCCATGTCCTTCAAATCGAGCTTAGCCAGTTGCTGGCTACTCTTACGAGGATAAATCCAGCTGAGATTTTGATATCAGATAAAGTTGaccttgaaaaaatattggatgGCTCAATTTTGCCTGACTTGATGGAAATGAAAGCTTATTATATTTCCAGATTGCACAGCCCTGCTACAAAAAAGCCACTAGATGAATTTACATGGAGATTTAGAGATAATGAAAGACTGGTGTCGAATATTTTTGATGGGCTCcttcaaagagaaaagatgGCAGCTTCCATAGTTCTTCATTATCTGGATATATGCTTACCAAACTACAAAACAAGCTTTCACCTACCATCAAGGTCAAAACCTAAGACTATCATGCAAATTGATTCTAGAGCAGCGCAAGATTTAGAACTGTTAGAGACTATACAGTCAAGGAAGAAGGTTGGGGCCTTGTCTCATTTGATGGACAAAACAGTAACAAGTCCTGGTGCACGTCGCTTGAATTCGTGGTTGCTGGCCCCCTCTACgaaaattgaagagataAAGTACAGACACGACCTTATTGAACTGTTCAGCAAGGACACGTATTTTTTGGACCTTCTTTGCCAATATTTACGGAAAACTGCCGATATTGACAGAAAAATCAGAAGAATAGATAATCGAAAAGCAGAAAGGTTGGAATACCTTGAACTCGCTTATACCATTGAAACTGTTGACCAAATCTATAACCTAATCAAGCAAGCCTTTGATAAGAAATCACTCCCCCTTATCGAACCAATATTTGAAGAGttcaacaattccaaaagGTTGCATGGCCTCGCAAAGCACATCCGTAAAACTATTGACCCTAGAGTCGCTTATATGAAAACGAGCAATAATAAATCTGAAGGTGATTTTGTACGGACATTTTGGGATATCAAAGACACGGCATCTTCGAGACTAGGAAAAATGAGAAAGAATTACGAGAGTTTAGTTAGAGAAAGTGATAATCTGAGAAATCATTTACAgaagatattcaaaagtGAGGGATATAACGGATCGCTGAGATTGATAAAAGACCCAAAGTCTTTTGATTACGTGGTTGAGTTAAAATCTACAAGTAAAATTATCACTGGTATGATCCAGAACTTAAATTTAAATGTCAaggaaaaatcaaagtcTGTGACAAAGTTAGTAAATTCACAATGGACAAATATTGGCCAAGATCTAATTAAGCTAGAATATGATATATGTTTAGAAGAAAATCACATCATGGCAGACTTGGACAACAAAGTTGATAAACTGTATAAGGAGATACGCAAAATACCTCCCATTATCGAACTTCTAGATGTTATTCAGTCTTTTTCAAGACTAGCCCTGCAGTGCAACCTCTCAAGAcctgttgttgatgattcaGATTCTTTTACTATAAAAAATGGTAGGCATTTGGTCGTTGAAGAAGGGTTGAAGAACAGACTAGACGTGGTTAATTTTACACCCAATAATTGTCATCTTGAGTCATCACATGCTTGGGTAATTACTGGTCCAAACATGGGaggaaaatcaacatttttgAGACAAAATGCTTTGATAGCCATCATGGCTCAGATTGGTTCGTATGTGCCAGCCGATTTTGCTCATATTGGAATAATTGATAAGATATTCACTAGAGTTGGTTCTTCTGATAACATTTTCAAGCATCAATCTACTTTTATGGTCGAAATGAATGAAACTGCCATCATACTTCGAGAGGCAACTCCTAAATCTCTGGTAATTGTGGATGAGTTAGGAAGAGGAACCTCAATAAATGAAGGTGTTGCTATTGCGTATGCTGCCTTGTTGAGTCTAACTACGGTTAAAAAGTCCAAGGTTTTATTCGCTACACATTTTGGGCCCGAGATTGCAAGACTACTTAACCAAGAAGAAACCATGAAAGGCAGTATTTCTTTTTATAGAACAACATTAGATACGGTGCCAAGTGGAGACAAAAATGTAACTAGCAAGGTAACATTCAATCATAAACTAGAGAAAGGTACTAGCTCTCATTCGCATGCTATCCAAATAGCTGGGTTGGCAGGATTTCCTGGTGATGTGTTGCAGAACGCAGAAATTAGTCTAGAAAAGTTAAACAATATGTAtagataa